The following are encoded together in the Vigna unguiculata cultivar IT97K-499-35 chromosome 2, ASM411807v1, whole genome shotgun sequence genome:
- the LOC114166762 gene encoding pentatricopeptide repeat-containing protein At5g66631, with amino-acid sequence MRMHLRPFFCEVNLLNRLSSQVQARSYIRRREPFLTKVSHYLNRAKLIDSIRLTLRSKHPDASLPSLINHRLFDSFVLTHALRSSPSADSALSIVHALEKNSNFSHTDHTLHALATVLAKAGRCSELKSLIDAIRANRFGTFRISSMNLMQWHAAAGDLDTVLQVWEQYTLESNHLCTESYNIVMALYAQMGKDSEAVQVFQRMIDEGSLPNCRSCTIIIEHLVKARMLSEALEVFNLLPLMRIKRTLKQYSVLLEGFVGSKRFDEVKILVDEMQVDGILPSRRVSLLLQQMKEEGILEDKEQLLRGILPDERIRSVSYSVDGGDGEDDENEIEVEDENINDASQCDLVDGVHLKPWLDPRALASALRNWSPDEVAALEGANFVWTTRLVCKMLRSFKTPEAAWSFFCWVANQSGFTHDIYTVQRIMTLLARHGRTDLVNTLISKIRMEGMRLPFSTIRLIIDFYGISKNADAAMKVFNDDRILCGPISNVNLMLLYSSLLRTLTKCGRNSDALDMLDDMILNGICPDIQTFSGLMLYFSQLGDIKTVQKLFAMVRQSGLEPDAYLFKVLIQGYCTSNRAALAWRLFEDMKNSGLVPDSATKELLVKSLWKEGRRREAAAVEESFEEINTVLPLTLQGHEWTVSSADLTRLYNIYSNSFA; translated from the coding sequence ATGCGGATGCACTTGAGGCCGTTCTTTTGCGAGGTTAACCTGTTGAACAGGTTAAGCTCGCAAGTGCAAGCTCGTTCATATATCCGTCGTCGTGAACCGTTTCTCACCAAAGTTTCTCACTACCTCAACCGTGCCAAACTCATTGACTCCATTAGACTCACTCTACGCTCTAAACACCCCGACGCCTCTCTTCCCTCTCTCATAAACCACCGTCTTTTTGACTCTTTCGTGCTCACTCATGCCCTTCGTTCTTCCCCTTCTGCAGATTCCGCTCTTTCCATTGTCCATGCCCTTGAAAAGAATTCCAATTTTTCCCACACCGACCACACACTCCATGCACTTGCAACTGTTCTTGCCAAGGCTGGTAGATGCTCCGAGCTCAAATCTCTCATTGATGCTATCCGAGCCAACCGATTCGGCACTTTTCGGATCAGCTCCATGAATCTCATGCAGTGGCATGCTGCAGCTGGGGACCTCGACACTGTCCTTCAAGTGTGGGAACAGTATACACTCGAGAGCAACCATCTCTGCACTGAATCATATAACATTGTTATGGCTCTTTATGCTCAAATGGGAAAGGACTCGGAGGCTGTACAAGTTTTTCAGAGGATGATTGATGAAGGGTCTCTGCCGAATTGCAGGAGCTGCACTATAATAATCGAGCACCTTGTGAAGGCCCGGATGTTATCAGAAGCATTGGAGGTTTTTAACCTGTTGCCTTTGATGAGGATCAAACGCACTTTGAAGCAGTATTCCGTACTGCTAGAGGGTTTTGTAGGTAGCAAACGGTTTGATGAAGTGAAAATTTTAGTTGATGAAATGCAGGTTGATGGAATACTTCCTAGTAGACGCGTGAGTTTGTTGCTGCAGCAGATGAAGGAGGAGGGAATTCTTGAAGATAAGGAGCAATTACTGCGAGGAATTTTGCCAGATGAGAGAATCAGAAGCGTAAGTTATTCTGTTGATGGTGGTGACGGGGAGGATGATGAGAATGAGATTGAGGTTGAAGACGAGAATATAAATGATGCTAGTCAATGTGATCTTGTTGATGGAGTTCATTTAAAACCGTGGCTGGACCCACGGGCTTTGGCCAGTGCCTTGCGGAATTGGAGTCCTGATGAGGTAGCAGCACTAGAGGGTGCAAACTTTGTGTGGACAACAAGGTTGGTTTGCAAGATGCTTAGAAGTTTCAAAACACCAGAAGCTGCATGGAGTTTTTTCTGCTGGGTTGCTAATCAAAGTGGATTTACTCATGACATATACACTGTACAAAGAATCATGACCCTACTAGCACGCCATGGACGTACTGACTTGGTTAATACACTCATCTCCAAGATCAGAATGGAGGGAATGAGACTACCATTCAGCACCATCAGGCTGATCATTGACTTTTATGGGATTTCAAAAAATGCTGATGCTGCTATGAAGGTTTTCAATGACGATCGAATACTTTGCGGTCCCATATCAAATGTAAACCTGATGCTTCTGTATTCGTCTCTTCTAAGAACATTGACTAAGTGTGGAAGAAACTCCGATGCCTTGGATATGCTTGATGACATGATTTTAAATGGTATTTGCCCAGACATCCAGACATTTTCAGGCCTAATGCTGTACTTTTCACAGCTTGGGGACATAAAAACAGTGCAAAAGCTCTTTGCAATGGTTAGGCAGAGCGGTCTAGAGCCAGATGCTTATTTGTTTAAGGTATTAATCCAAGGTTATTGCACGTCAAATAGAGCTGCACTAGCATGGAGGCTCTTTGAAGACATGAAGAATTCTGGTTTAGTGCCTGACTCTGCCACCAAAGAGTTGTTAGTTAAGAGTCTCTGGAAAGAGGGGAGACGAAGAGAGGCTGCAGCAGTAGAAGAGAGTTTTGAGGAAATAAATACGGTTCTTCCACTTACATTGCAGGGTCATGAATGGACTGTCAGCTCTGCAGATCTCACAAgactttataatatttattctaattCTTTTGCTTAA
- the LOC114166773 gene encoding serine/threonine receptor-like kinase NFP, whose translation MAASFVSLSLRAQILYVVLMFFSFIAAQSQQTNGTNFSCPSDSPPSCETYVTYIAQSPNFLSVTSVSNIFDTSPLSIARASNLKNEEDKLIPGQALLVPVTCGCTRNRSFANISYEINPGDSFYFVSTTSYQNLTNWHVVMDLNPGLSPFTLPIGIKVVMPLFCKCPSKNQLDRGIKYLITHVWQPSDNVSLVSNKFGASPEDILSENNYGQNFTAANNLPVLIPVTRLPDLIQSPSDGRKHRIGLPVIIGISLGCTLLVVVSAILLVYVCSLKMKSLNRSASSAETADKLLSGVSGYVSKPTMYETGAILEATMNLSEQCKIGESVYKANIEGKVLAIKRFKEDVTEELKILQKVNHGNLVKLMGVSSDNEGNCFVVYEYEENGSLDDWLFAKSCSETSNSRTSLTWCQRISIAVDVAMGLQYMHEHAYPRIVHRDITSSNILLDSNFKAKIANFSMARTFTNPMISKIDVFAFGVVLIELLTGKKAMTTKENGEVIMLWKDIWKIFDEEENKEERLRKWMDPKLDNYYPIDYALSLASLAVNCTADKSLSRPTIAEIVLSLSLLTQPSPSTLERSLTSSGLDVEATQIVTSIAAR comes from the coding sequence ATGGCTGCCTCGTTTGTTTCTCTTTCTCTCCGTGCTCAGATTCTTTATGTTGTACTCatgtttttcagttttattgCAGCTCAATCACAACAAACCAATGGAACAAACTTTTCATGCCCTTCCGATTCACCTCCTTCTTGTGAAACCTATGTGACATACATAGCCCAGTCTCCAAATTTTTTGAGTGTGACAAGCGTATCTAATATATTTGACACGAGTCCTTTGTCAATTGCAAGAGCCAGCAACTTAAAGAATGAGGAAGACAAGTTGATTCCAGGCCAAGCCTTACTGGTACCAGTAACCTGTGGTTGCACGAGAAACCGCTCTTTCGCCAATATCTCCTATGAGATCAACCCAGGTGATAGCTTCTACTTTGTTTCAACCACTTCATACCAGAATCTCACAAATTGGCATGTAGTGATGGATTTAAACCCCGGTCTAAGTCCATTTACTTTGCCAATAGGCATTAAAGTTGTAATGCCTTTATTCTGCAAGTGTCCTTCAAAGAACCAGCTTGACAGAGGGATAAAGTACCTGATCACTCACGTGTGGCAGCCCAGTGACAATGTTTCCCTTGTAAGCAACAAGTTTGGTGCATCACCAGAGGACATATTAAGTGAAAACAACTATGGCCAAAACTTCACTGCCGCAAACAACCTTCCAGTTTTGATCCCAGTTACACGCTTGCCAGATCTTATTCAATCTCCTTCAGATGGAAGAAAACACAGAATTGGTCTTCCAGTTATAATTGGTATCAGCCTGGGATGCACACTACTGGTTGTGGTTTCAGCAATATTACTGGTGTATGTATGTTCtctgaaaatgaagagtttgaATAGGAGTGCCTCATCAGCTGAAACTGCAGATAAACTACTTTCTGGAGTTTCAGGCTACGTAAGTAAGCCTACCATGTATGAAACTGGTGCAATCTTGGAGGCTACCATGAACCTCAGTGAGCAGTGCAAGATTGGGGAATCAGTGTACAAGGCTAACATAGAGGGTAAGGTTTTAGCAATAAAAAGATTCAAGGAAGATGTCACGGAGGAGCTGAAAATTCTGCAGAAGGTGAATCATGGAAATCTGGTGAAACTAATGGGTGTCTCATCAGACAATGAGGGAAATTGTTTTGTGGTTTATGAATATGAAGAAAATGGATCTCTTGATGACTGGCTTTTCGCCAAGTCTTGTTCAGAGACTTCAAACTCAAGGACCTCGCTTACATGGTGCCAGAGGATAAGCATAGCAGTGGATGTTGCAATGGGTCTGCAGTACATGCATGAACATGCTTATCCAAGAATAGTCCACAGGGACATCACAAGCAGTAATATCCTTCTTGACTCTAACTTCAAGGCCAAGATAGCAAATTTTTCCATGGCCAGAACTTTTACCAACCCCATGATTTCAAAAATAGATGTATTTGCTTTTGGGGTGGTTCTGATAGAATTGCTTACTGGCAAGAAAGCCATGACAACCAAAGAAAATGGTGAGGTGATTATGCTGTGGAAGGACATTTGGAAGATCTTTGATGAAGAAGAGAATAAAGAGGAAAGGCTCAGAAAATGGATGGATCCTAAGTTAGATAATTATTATCCTATTGATTATGCTCTCAGCTTGGCCTCCTTGGCAGTGAATTGTACTGCAGACAAGTCTTTGTCCAGACCAACCATAGCAGAAATTGTACTCAGTCTCTCCCTTCTAACTCAACCATCTCCCTCGACACTGGAGAGATCCTTGACTTCTTCTGGATTAGATGTAGAAGCTACTCAAATTGTCACTTCCATCGCAGCTCGTTGA